The Plasmodium knowlesi strain H genome assembly, chromosome: 14 genome has a segment encoding these proteins:
- a CDS encoding protein TOC75, putative, with amino-acid sequence MKNVARLCVWLLILANWNTLRSRRVCERGARGNYSRAAILSSGHLNDHLNDHHNDHHNDHLNDHHNGHLNGHHRGRKTNDRNLLFLKNKLKEIWSKFTTKGSHYFNEPSKEEQKSFNLKNVFQSFSQRSENDIISRVVVRGSTVISPTLLDNLLSRENIKTIRHKDIEGVVKIVSNFYTKSNYLFSRVLRHEVVKDGNQDILIIYVEEFILGPGCVQIRVFRRGRPPTTETGKKTETEMAKGTTTLGSTPTIDAETTTGTTPKTDAGTTPSAPPADANPQEEVIFERKGSASGVNAAAPSPDDLQKPEAPSNKLRKLFEKKMKIKEGSIFMWDQDTFDMLLKSNLFNYIHVKLLHDKLENKHLLQIDIVENRKFSFIPSISKSFNSLLDLCMNVTLGYLHSVNYGDKFRLKFFKNLSYRNHKHDYDIVYVNDIVELEKLRRNLPAYFIFGVNVNGAFKKEQDNSALNECVNIMNRQGENEEKKESENGEENLNSSGEQHTGQHDVLPRGSPPQRKNIYSYLHREKVFLFGIRKIWNTIFEIKLKAKKELFHNLLYFLGKRKGHSAGGVNSGRIFPLHFLSFRRNLDDNQVLSKQLYNIYGSKLKLSSCLNAYSSSWFENSKCMKAFFNVKNKVDLVFYFNMDRKFRRMEENTHEGETGGNEADVKSMILSFLEDANKRGGFFWMDKIRNVYLNYTFYFQKNYKVNIFDLFCKLKRVFTYRGGKATEVTRHAANGKEPPLVLFPLLYKCKIIMNQVHLLVNVAFFFKKTLWDLRQGYNLPSICGLVGGKTNGKGIWSYYYHQVKELFLENTQRTRKKGEPNFEEELERITLPRGHTSSTESSPPNSTTYNICSVNLNDAQKEQQNKIKLTMNYKLIFPVLFENYFLNMMDLKLYLFLNCSLFGSEGSTSHGEESAISPIAMNEDSRKSALYNYLKLSFLRNKRKIHHSAFGLGLLLSNMNIFLNFQCGRRSMLPSLVLQLDQVTSRFKYLS; translated from the coding sequence ATGAAAAATGTGGCGCGGCTGTGTGTGTGGCTTCTCATTTTAGCCAATTGGAATACCCTTCGCTCCAGGAGAGTTTGCGAGCGAGGAGCAAGGGGAAATTACAGCCGAGCTGCAATCTTGTCCAGCGGCCACCTCAACGACCACCTCAACGACCACCACAATGATCACCACAATGATCATCTCAATGACCACCACAATGGCCACCTCAATGGCCACCacagaggaaggaagacaaaCGACAGGAATCTCCTCTTCCTCAAAAATAAGTTAAAAGAAATTTGGAGCAAATTTACCACCAAGGGAAGCCACTATTTCAATGAGCCATCCAAGGAGGAGCAAAAAAGtttcaatttaaaaaacgtTTTCCAAAGCTTTAGTCAGAGAAGTGAGAACGATATCATCAGCAGAGTGGTGGTTAGAGGGAGTACGGTGATTAGTCCCACCCTGCTTGATAATTTACTTAGCAGAGAAAACATCAAGACCATTCGGCACAAAGACATTGAGGGGGTTGTTAAAATTGTTTCGAACTTTTACACAAAATCCAATTACCTCTTCTCGCGTGTCCTTCGGCACGAAGTCGTCAAAGATGGGAACCAGGATATTTTGATCATCTATGTGGAGGAATTCATTCTGGGCCCAGGATGCGTCCAGATCAGGGTGTTCCGGCGAGGGAGACCACCCACCACGGAAACAGGGAAGAAAACCGAAACAGAAATGGCCAAAGGGACGACCACTCTGGGGAGTACTCCAACGATAGATGCGGAGACAACTACAGGGACTACTCCAAAAACCGATGCGGGGACGACTCCATCCGCTCCTCCAGCAGATGCTAACCCCCAGGAGGAAGTTATCTTCGAGCGCAAGGGTTCCGCCAGCGGCGTGAACGCCGCCGCGCCGAGCCCCGATGATTTGCAGAAACCCGAAGCACCGTCGAACAAGCTGCGCAAATTGttcgaaaagaaaatgaaaataaaggaggGTAGCATCTTCATGTGGGACCAAGACACATTCGATATGTTGCTAAAATCGAACCTATTCAATTATATCCATGTGAAGTTGCTTCACGACAAGCTGGAAAATAAACACCTACTACAAATAGACATAgtggaaaatagaaaattttcatttatccCCTCCATATCAAAGAGCTTTAACTCCTTATTGGACTTATGCATGAACGTTACTCTTGGCTACCTGCACAGCGTTAACTATGGGGATAAATTCAGGCttaagttttttaaaaatctcAGTTACAGAAACCATAAACATGACTACGATATTGTCTACGTGAATGACATTGTGGAGTTGGAGAAGCTACGCAGGAACTTACCGGCGTATTTCATTTTCGGCGTCAACGTCAATGGGGCTTTCAAGAAAGAGCAAGACAACTCAGCTCTGAATGAGTGCGtaaatattatgaacaggcaaggtgaaaatgaggaaaaaaaagagagcgaaaatggggaggaaaatCTTAACAGTTCAGGGGAGCAACATACTGGGCAGCATGACGTGCTCCCGCGAGGCTCCCCCCCGCAACGGAAGAACATTTACAGCTATCTGCACAGGGAGAAGGTCTTTCTTTTTGGTATCAGGAAAATCTGGAATACCATTTTtgaaataaaattgaaaGCGAAGAAGGAGCTCTTCCACAACCTTCTCTACTTTttaggaaagagaaaaggccATTCGGCGGGAGGTGTCAACTCGGGAAGGATATTTCCCCTccacttcctttcctttagGAGGAACTTAGACGATAACCAAGTCCTATCAAAACAACTGTATAATATTTACGGGTCTAAGTTAAAACTGTCCAGTTGCTTAAACGCCTATTCCTCCAGCTGGTTCGAAAACTCCAAATGTATGAAGGCTTTTTTCAACgtgaaaaataaagtggACTTGGTTTTCTACTTCAACATGGATAGGAAGTTTCGGCGgatggaggaaaatacaCATGAAGGGGAAACGGGTGGGAATGAGGCAGATGTGAAGTCCATGATATTGTCCTTTCTTGAAGACGCCAACAAGAGGGGAGGCTTCTTCTGGATGGACAAAATAAGAAACGTGTACTTAAACTATACCTTTTACTTTCAGAAGAATTACAAAGTCAATATATTTGACTTGTTCTGTAAGCTCAAACGGGTGTTTACCTACCGGGGAGGGAAAGCCACTGAAGTGACGAGACATGCCGCCAATGGGAAAGAACCCCCCCTAGTCCTGTTCCCCCTCCTGTACAAGTGTAAAATAATTATGAACCAAGTACACCTTTTAGTAAATGTggctttctttttcaaaaagaCTTTATGGGATTTACGCCAGGGTTATAACCTCCCCTCCATTTGCGGGTTGGTAGGGGGAAAGACGAATGGGAAGGGTATATGGTCGTACTACTACCACCAAGTGAAAGAGCTCTTCCTCGAAAATACACAAAGAACTAGGAAGAAGGGCGAACccaattttgaagaagaattagAGCGGATCACCCTCCCGAGAGGCCACACATCATCAACGGAGAGTAGCCCCCCCAACAGCACGACCTATAACATATGCAGTGTTAACCTGAACGACGCACAGAAGGAACAACAGAATAAGATTAAACTTACAATGAATTACAAGCTGATATTTCCCGTACTATTTGAAAATTACTTTCTTAACATGATGGACTTGAAGCTTTATCTCTTCCTCAACTGCAGCCTCTTCGGCTCCGAGGGTAGTACTAGTCACGGGGAAGAGTCAGCCATATCCCCTATCGCCATGAACGAGGACAGCCGAAAGAGCGCCTTATACAACTATCTTAAATTGTCCTTTCTCAGGAACAAGAGGAAGATACACCATTCGGCATTTGGCTTAGGGCTTCTTCTTTCAaacatgaacatttttttaaacttccaATGTGGGCGGCGCTCCATGTTGCCTTCCCTCGTTTTGCAGCTCGACCAAGTGACTTCCCGATTCAAATACCTCTCGTGA